A genomic segment from Roseibium algicola encodes:
- a CDS encoding helix-turn-helix domain-containing protein, protein MRGDTFKILQGVLKARGMTYADLASRMEISEPTVKRIFAGHDCKLSRLLEICEILEVPLADVLHRAERNSEEASVLPVATEARLAADPSLFYLFILLREPIPQQEIERRFDLSGEDMFRLGRVLEALGLAEVHPGNRIKITRKEPFRFRPDGPLIPLLKEINMRFLGQVIANPGGNQSLFFTLSRRMLPDTGAFILREIETLKETIAELARQDQLVSREEDLTTFKLTGAFAPVSFPDILTIEPGR, encoded by the coding sequence ATGCGCGGTGATACCTTCAAGATCTTGCAGGGCGTGCTGAAGGCACGTGGCATGACCTATGCGGATCTCGCAAGCCGGATGGAAATATCGGAGCCGACGGTCAAGCGGATCTTCGCCGGGCACGATTGCAAGCTAAGCCGGTTGCTGGAGATCTGCGAAATTCTGGAGGTGCCGCTGGCGGACGTATTGCACCGGGCAGAGCGGAATTCGGAAGAGGCAAGCGTCTTGCCGGTGGCAACGGAAGCGCGCCTCGCTGCGGATCCGTCGCTGTTCTACCTCTTCATCCTGCTGCGTGAGCCGATCCCGCAACAGGAAATCGAGCGCCGTTTTGATCTCTCGGGAGAGGACATGTTCCGACTGGGCCGGGTGCTGGAGGCGCTGGGGCTGGCAGAAGTGCATCCAGGCAACCGCATCAAGATTACGCGCAAGGAGCCCTTCAGGTTCCGTCCGGACGGGCCGCTGATCCCGCTGCTGAAGGAAATCAACATGCGCTTTCTAGGGCAGGTGATAGCCAATCCGGGTGGCAACCAGTCCCTGTTCTTCACGCTCTCCCGCCGCATGCTGCCGGACACGGGGGCGTTCATCCTGCGTGAGATCGAAACCCTGAAGGAGACCATCGCCGAGCTGGCCCGTCAGGACCAGCTGGTCTCGCGCGAGGAAGACCTGACCACCTTCAAGCTGACCGGAGCCTTCGCCCCCGTTTCCTTTCCGGACATTCTGACGATCGAACCGGGCCGGTGA
- a CDS encoding CYTH and CHAD domain-containing protein, protein MSKSGREIELKLELETTAQDALKRAGSIDGFTASRAVNKTLQSIYFDTPDQALRKARISLRVRKSGNSWVQTVKLGTGVMGGLSSPVEAEHPVKGRALDFSVIEDPAVHDRLLEIIGDAPLSECFETVMKRTVRNLTRDSDGTFIELAFDSGNILAGSGSQPLTELEMELKSGPSLALFEAAKALLKDIPFRFSPYSKAERGYRFAEGTAPAERAPYFAENVSFDSGITTEHAFRDVLRSCLTQISENRLAVLSSDDPEGPHQLRVGLRRLRSAFRLFRPILNPATMAPLDRTAKVIATEAGSLRDLDVLVDEIVMPLVDKAPGTLSFDALLGNLNALRDENTRTTLTDHLKSEEVNGFLLDLAAYTEGRGWLDPENFGQTQLLAQPVETHAGEALAKQWKKVLKYGKRLEELTVPERHEMRKAMKKMRYGIEFFGCLYPKDTVKPFLKRMKKLQDIFGYLNDVAMAEQLPVKCKVSGANALATNQAIGFVIGWHEAQCQAMWQHAKGYWQATRETPKFWT, encoded by the coding sequence ATGAGCAAATCAGGACGTGAAATCGAGCTTAAGCTCGAGCTGGAAACGACGGCACAGGACGCTTTGAAACGCGCCGGTTCCATAGACGGATTCACTGCCAGCCGCGCCGTGAACAAGACGTTGCAGTCGATCTATTTCGACACGCCGGACCAGGCGCTTCGCAAGGCCAGGATTTCCCTTCGCGTACGCAAGTCCGGCAACAGCTGGGTTCAGACCGTCAAGCTCGGCACGGGCGTCATGGGCGGCCTGTCCTCGCCGGTGGAAGCCGAACATCCGGTCAAGGGCCGTGCGCTCGACTTTTCCGTCATCGAAGACCCCGCCGTCCACGACCGTCTTCTGGAAATCATCGGCGATGCCCCCCTGTCGGAGTGCTTTGAAACGGTGATGAAGCGCACCGTGCGCAATCTGACCCGGGACAGTGACGGCACCTTCATCGAACTCGCCTTCGACAGCGGCAATATTCTGGCCGGCAGCGGCAGCCAGCCGCTGACCGAACTCGAAATGGAACTGAAGTCTGGTCCCAGCCTTGCCCTTTTCGAGGCGGCCAAGGCTCTTTTGAAGGACATCCCCTTCCGCTTTTCGCCCTATAGCAAGGCCGAGCGCGGGTACCGTTTTGCCGAGGGTACCGCGCCTGCGGAACGGGCACCCTATTTTGCCGAGAATGTTTCCTTCGACAGCGGCATCACCACCGAGCACGCCTTTCGCGACGTGCTGCGTTCTTGCCTGACCCAGATTTCCGAAAACCGGCTTGCAGTCCTGTCGTCGGACGATCCGGAAGGCCCGCATCAGCTACGGGTGGGCCTGCGCCGCCTGCGCAGTGCGTTTCGCCTGTTCCGGCCAATCCTGAACCCGGCGACCATGGCACCGCTCGACAGGACGGCGAAGGTCATTGCCACCGAAGCCGGTTCCCTGCGGGATCTCGACGTCCTGGTAGATGAGATCGTTATGCCCCTGGTCGACAAGGCGCCCGGAACCCTGTCCTTTGACGCTCTTCTGGGAAATCTCAATGCCCTCCGGGACGAAAACACCCGCACCACACTGACGGATCACCTGAAATCGGAAGAGGTCAACGGTTTCCTGCTCGACCTTGCAGCCTACACGGAAGGGCGCGGCTGGCTGGACCCGGAAAACTTCGGCCAGACGCAGCTTCTGGCCCAACCCGTGGAGACTCACGCCGGCGAAGCTCTTGCCAAGCAGTGGAAGAAGGTTCTGAAATACGGCAAGCGACTGGAAGAACTTACCGTTCCCGAACGCCACGAAATGCGCAAGGCGATGAAGAAGATGCGCTACGGCATCGAATTTTTCGGCTGCCTCTATCCGAAAGACACCGTGAAGCCCTTCCTGAAGCGGATGAAGAAGCTGCAGGATATCTTCGGCTATCTCAACGATGTCGCCATGGCCGAACAACTGCCGGTGAAATGCAAGGTCAGCGGGGCAAATGCCCTGGCAACCAACCAGGCCATCGGTTTTGTCATCGGCTGGCACGAGGCCCAGTGCCAGGCCATGTGGCAGCACGCCAAAGGGTATTGGCAAGCAACCCGGGAAACACCGAAATTCTGGACCTGA
- a CDS encoding cupin domain-containing protein has product MTLAGGLQEAKRTKTSAVNEAARHGQAFTQSFVDKSQLMPAPIRPEWVLEGDPKAMCAVLARHKFGWGDACHWSCTAGKFRWHYGWDESVMFLEGGVRITDDAGHVYEGKPGVTLFFPAGTSAVWEVPTYIRKLAFNQKPVPWYLHYQSRILERLKGVGKKLFG; this is encoded by the coding sequence ATGACACTGGCTGGCGGCCTTCAAGAGGCGAAACGCACGAAAACTTCTGCTGTGAACGAAGCCGCTCGGCACGGGCAGGCTTTCACACAGTCCTTCGTTGACAAATCACAGTTGATGCCAGCGCCGATCCGACCCGAATGGGTGCTTGAAGGCGACCCGAAAGCCATGTGCGCCGTGCTGGCCAGGCACAAGTTCGGCTGGGGCGATGCCTGCCACTGGTCCTGCACTGCCGGCAAGTTCCGCTGGCACTACGGCTGGGATGAGTCGGTCATGTTTCTGGAAGGCGGAGTCCGGATCACCGACGATGCCGGCCATGTCTATGAAGGCAAGCCCGGCGTGACCCTGTTCTTTCCGGCAGGCACCTCCGCCGTTTGGGAAGTGCCGACCTACATCCGCAAGCTTGCGTTCAATCAGAAGCCGGTTCCCTGGTATCTGCATTATCAGTCCCGCATCCTTGAGAGATTGAAAGGCGTCGGGAAGAAACTTTTCGGCTAA
- a CDS encoding YqaA family protein: MIRRLYDWTLSLAAGPRAPAALGTVSFVESSVFPIPPDILLIPMVIARREKAWWYALLCTLTSVAGGILGYLIGLFLFEQVAVPILTFYGKMGFVEEFKDIYHQYGWWFVFIAGLTPFPYKVITIASGALGLSLPVFIAASIVSRGIRFFVVAGLLYLFGPPIRDFIEKRLGLMFTIFVVLLVGGFVVLRYI, translated from the coding sequence ATGATCAGACGCCTCTACGACTGGACCTTGTCCCTTGCCGCCGGACCGCGTGCGCCTGCCGCACTCGGCACCGTATCCTTTGTCGAAAGCTCGGTGTTTCCGATCCCGCCGGATATCCTGCTGATCCCGATGGTGATTGCCCGGCGCGAGAAAGCCTGGTGGTACGCGCTGCTGTGCACACTGACGTCGGTCGCCGGCGGTATCCTGGGATATCTGATCGGCCTGTTCCTGTTCGAACAGGTGGCGGTGCCGATCCTGACTTTCTACGGCAAAATGGGGTTCGTCGAAGAGTTCAAGGACATCTATCATCAGTATGGCTGGTGGTTCGTCTTTATCGCCGGGTTGACGCCGTTTCCCTACAAGGTGATCACCATTGCCTCCGGTGCGCTGGGGCTCAGCCTGCCGGTGTTCATTGCCGCGAGTATCGTTTCTCGGGGGATCCGGTTCTTTGTCGTCGCCGGATTGCTCTATCTGTTCGGCCCGCCGATCCGCGATTTCATTGAAAAGCGGCTTGGTCTCATGTTCACCATATTTGTGGTGCTGCTGGTCGGCGGATTTGTTGTGCTTAGGTATATCTGA
- a CDS encoding disulfide bond formation protein B produces the protein MTADRISRNLTGLLLVGGLAAIATAWGFQLIGGYVPCKLCLEQRIPYYVGLPLALLALFLMQARRTGLALALLLVVATVFAYGSGLGIYQSGAEWQFWDGPSDCGGGTSTPTSAANMLQALKSTRVVSCTEASWRMFGLSFAGWNAVASGGLALLALLAAFGLKRRGNTASVGA, from the coding sequence ATGACAGCCGACCGGATTTCGCGCAATCTGACGGGGCTCTTGCTGGTGGGCGGCCTGGCGGCGATCGCGACCGCCTGGGGCTTTCAGCTGATTGGCGGCTATGTGCCCTGCAAGCTGTGCCTCGAGCAACGCATTCCCTATTACGTCGGCCTTCCCCTGGCCTTGCTAGCGCTTTTCCTGATGCAGGCCAGGCGGACCGGGTTGGCGTTGGCTCTGCTTCTGGTCGTTGCGACCGTGTTTGCCTATGGTTCCGGCCTCGGTATCTATCAGTCCGGCGCCGAGTGGCAGTTCTGGGACGGCCCGAGCGATTGCGGTGGCGGTACCTCGACACCAACGTCTGCGGCCAACATGCTGCAGGCGTTGAAATCGACGCGCGTTGTCAGCTGCACCGAGGCTAGCTGGCGCATGTTCGGCCTGTCCTTTGCCGGCTGGAACGCGGTTGCGTCCGGCGGGCTTGCCCTTCTGGCGCTTTTGGCCGCTTTCGGGTTGAAACGCCGTGGCAACACGGCCAGTGTAGGTGCATGA
- a CDS encoding metallopeptidase family protein, producing MASVRPVSHSSWTERKAPDLEDFEAMASEILSGLPDDLLLRCGHLQISLADYAPDDVLDELRIEDPHDLLGLFEGQGLSEGEETVMTGQMPNRIWLFRRPILDYWAAMDETLGDVVAHVLIHEIGHHFGLSDQDMERIEAAAER from the coding sequence ATGGCATCCGTCCGGCCGGTCAGCCACAGCAGCTGGACCGAACGCAAAGCACCTGACCTGGAAGACTTCGAGGCGATGGCGAGCGAGATCCTCTCCGGGCTTCCGGATGATCTTCTGCTGCGCTGTGGTCACCTGCAGATCAGCCTTGCGGACTATGCGCCCGACGACGTTCTGGATGAACTTCGCATCGAGGATCCGCACGACCTTCTGGGCCTGTTCGAAGGCCAGGGGCTGAGCGAAGGCGAAGAGACCGTGATGACCGGGCAGATGCCCAATCGCATCTGGCTCTTCCGCCGGCCGATCCTCGACTACTGGGCCGCGATGGACGAGACGCTGGGCGATGTGGTTGCCCATGTGCTGATCCACGAGATCGGGCATCATTTCGGCCTGTCCGACCAGGATATGGAGCGCATCGAGGCGGCAGCGGAACGCTAA
- the ppa gene encoding inorganic diphosphatase, giving the protein MRIDAVPIGKNPPEDINVIIEVSVGGEPIKYEMDKEAGAMYVDRFLYTPMRYPGNYGFVPHTLCGDGDPIDVIVVNQRPIVPGAIMSCRPIGVLLMEDESGQDEKILAVPSHKLSKRYDNINDVTDLPEITVAQVKHFFEHYKDLEPGKWVKITGVEGVESAKRLIVESIARAQKETAE; this is encoded by the coding sequence ATGCGTATCGACGCTGTGCCGATTGGCAAGAATCCGCCGGAAGACATCAACGTCATTATCGAGGTCTCCGTTGGCGGCGAGCCGATCAAATACGAGATGGATAAAGAAGCCGGTGCGATGTACGTCGACCGCTTCCTGTACACTCCGATGCGGTACCCGGGCAACTACGGCTTCGTTCCCCACACCCTGTGTGGCGATGGCGACCCGATCGACGTGATCGTGGTCAACCAGCGCCCGATCGTTCCGGGCGCCATCATGAGCTGCCGTCCGATCGGCGTACTGCTGATGGAAGACGAATCCGGCCAGGACGAAAAGATCCTCGCGGTTCCGTCCCACAAGCTCAGCAAGCGCTACGACAACATCAACGACGTGACCGACCTTCCGGAAATCACCGTTGCCCAGGTGAAGCATTTCTTTGAACACTACAAGGATCTGGAGCCGGGCAAGTGGGTGAAGATCACCGGTGTTGAAGGTGTCGAATCCGCAAAGCGGCTGATCGTTGAATCGATCGCACGCGCCCAGAAGGAAACCGCTGAATAA
- a CDS encoding GNAT family N-acetyltransferase, which translates to MYLSKSMTTDLIDLRAARTADCEALAGIHSEAWLGAYRGVLHGVDLQKMISRRGSSWWRGALARGVDIKILSIAEIPAGYATYGPCRLRDTGMDGEIYELYLKPEYQGLGFGRALFQNVRETLSAKSMPGVAVQVLSANEPARAFYKAVGGKLAAKSWYRIGGRRLELSIYAWPQIST; encoded by the coding sequence TTGTATCTTTCTAAAAGCATGACAACCGACCTGATAGATCTGCGCGCGGCCCGGACCGCCGATTGTGAGGCACTCGCCGGCATCCATAGCGAAGCCTGGCTGGGCGCCTATCGCGGCGTCTTGCACGGTGTCGATCTTCAGAAGATGATTTCGCGCCGAGGCAGCAGCTGGTGGCGCGGTGCCCTTGCCAGGGGTGTCGACATCAAGATCCTCAGCATCGCCGAAATTCCCGCCGGTTACGCGACCTATGGGCCGTGCCGGCTGAGGGACACCGGCATGGATGGCGAAATCTACGAGCTTTATCTGAAGCCGGAATATCAGGGCCTCGGGTTCGGCCGGGCCCTTTTCCAGAATGTGCGGGAAACGCTGTCGGCGAAGAGCATGCCCGGTGTCGCCGTGCAGGTATTGAGCGCCAACGAGCCCGCGCGCGCTTTCTACAAGGCCGTCGGTGGCAAGCTCGCGGCAAAGTCCTGGTACAGGATCGGCGGCCGAAGGCTGGAGCTCAGCATCTACGCCTGGCCGCAAATCAGCACCTGA
- a CDS encoding hydroxymethylglutaryl-CoA reductase, degradative: protein MSDVTSSRIEGFHKLDPAGRLQAVQRQANLDNKSVSDLVEAASGNIELADRLVENAISSMSIPVGIATNMTVDGRDVLVPMASEESSVIAAVCNSAKRCRPTGGFKTSTSGPLMAAQIQLLGASDPENVRLQVFERIDDIRTICEEIDPLLVKLGGGFRDLDIRVIDTAEGPMTIVHIIVDTRDAMGANAVNSMAEALAPKLEEWTGARSLLRILTNLADRRVARVRAVWPLEEIGGEKVRDDMLSAYHFADADPYRAATHNKGIMNGISAVVLATGNDTRAVEAGAHAFASKDGRYRSMSRWEKDGDGNLVGILELPMAVGLVGGATKIHPTAQANLKILGVTTADELARIIVAVGLAQNFGALRALATTGIQKGHMALHAQNVALMVGATGEEIDLVANELKSLGKVRQDLAEEILARLRQGANA from the coding sequence ATGAGTGACGTCACTTCGTCCCGTATTGAAGGTTTTCACAAGCTGGACCCGGCCGGCCGGCTCCAGGCAGTCCAGCGCCAGGCGAATCTCGACAACAAGTCCGTCTCCGACCTTGTGGAAGCGGCATCCGGAAACATCGAACTGGCCGACCGCCTTGTTGAAAACGCCATTTCTTCCATGTCCATTCCTGTCGGTATCGCGACCAACATGACCGTGGACGGACGGGACGTTCTGGTGCCGATGGCCAGCGAGGAATCCTCCGTCATCGCCGCCGTGTGCAACTCGGCCAAGCGCTGCCGGCCGACCGGTGGCTTCAAGACCTCCACAAGCGGCCCCCTGATGGCAGCCCAGATCCAGCTTCTGGGCGCAAGCGACCCTGAAAACGTCCGCCTGCAGGTTTTTGAACGCATCGACGACATCCGCACCATCTGCGAAGAGATCGATCCGCTTCTGGTGAAGCTTGGCGGCGGCTTCCGTGACCTCGACATAAGGGTCATCGACACTGCCGAAGGACCTATGACCATCGTTCACATCATCGTCGACACGCGCGACGCGATGGGCGCCAACGCCGTCAACAGTATGGCCGAGGCCCTTGCACCCAAGCTGGAGGAATGGACCGGCGCCCGCAGTCTCCTGCGGATCCTGACCAACCTCGCCGACCGCCGCGTGGCACGCGTGCGGGCTGTCTGGCCGCTGGAGGAAATCGGAGGTGAAAAGGTTCGGGACGACATGCTGTCGGCCTATCACTTTGCCGATGCCGACCCCTATCGGGCAGCCACCCATAACAAGGGCATCATGAACGGCATCAGCGCGGTGGTTCTGGCGACCGGCAACGACACCAGAGCCGTGGAGGCAGGTGCCCATGCGTTCGCGTCGAAAGACGGCCGCTACCGCTCGATGTCCCGCTGGGAAAAGGACGGCGACGGCAATCTTGTCGGCATCCTGGAACTGCCGATGGCTGTCGGACTGGTCGGTGGCGCAACCAAGATCCACCCCACCGCGCAGGCCAACCTGAAAATACTCGGCGTGACCACGGCAGACGAACTGGCCCGGATCATCGTTGCCGTCGGCCTGGCGCAGAATTTCGGCGCATTGCGCGCGCTTGCCACCACCGGCATCCAGAAAGGCCACATGGCCCTGCACGCCCAGAACGTTGCCCTGATGGTGGGCGCGACCGGCGAGGAAATCGACCTGGTGGCCAACGAGCTGAAATCGCTTGGCAAGGTGCGGCAGGATCTGGCCGAGGAAATTCTCGCCCGGCTGCGGCAGGGCGCCAACGCCTGA
- a CDS encoding TRAP transporter large permease: MSSEFVLAIMFASLVGLLLTGLPLAFTLGALALVFTLTLWGPAALSVTVLNLYSTMTSESLLAIPLYVMMASILQRSGVIESLYRAMELWSRRLPGGLAVGTIAICTIIAAMTGIVGAAVAAMGMLALPSMLKRKYSPELAIGTICAGGTLGILIPPSVITIVYAVTAQASIGQMFIAGVVPGLLLASLYIGYIVLRSALNPSIAPRPDNDAPATWEERIASLKSLILPLLIIVGVLGTIYMGIATPTEAAAVGVFLAFLSSLIERRFGWELISGVALDVVKVTAMILWITIGARAFVAIFTGTGGADFLLSFIQDLDANRWIVLAIMLGILFFLGMFLDEMGIILLCVPVFLPVIDFLEFDRLWFGILFLVSAQMAYISPPFGYTLFYMKGVLPAGIGMGTVYRAIVPFILLQAIGIFICALFPELVLWLPQSMIN; the protein is encoded by the coding sequence ATGAGCTCCGAATTCGTTCTTGCCATCATGTTCGCCAGCCTTGTGGGCCTGCTGCTCACCGGCCTGCCGCTTGCCTTCACGCTCGGCGCACTTGCGCTCGTTTTCACGCTAACGCTGTGGGGCCCCGCCGCCCTCTCCGTTACCGTCCTCAACCTCTACTCCACCATGACGTCGGAATCGCTCCTCGCGATCCCGCTTTATGTGATGATGGCCAGCATCCTTCAGCGTTCCGGCGTCATCGAAAGCCTTTACCGGGCCATGGAACTCTGGTCGCGGCGGTTGCCGGGTGGCCTGGCGGTGGGCACCATCGCCATCTGCACGATCATCGCCGCCATGACGGGCATCGTCGGTGCCGCGGTTGCTGCCATGGGCATGCTGGCCCTGCCCTCCATGCTGAAGCGCAAATATAGTCCGGAGCTCGCGATCGGGACGATCTGCGCCGGCGGAACGCTCGGCATCCTGATCCCGCCCTCGGTGATCACCATCGTCTATGCCGTGACCGCACAGGCCTCTATCGGCCAGATGTTCATCGCCGGCGTGGTGCCGGGCCTGCTGCTCGCCTCGCTCTATATCGGCTATATCGTTCTGCGGTCCGCGCTCAACCCGTCCATCGCCCCGCGTCCGGACAACGACGCCCCGGCCACCTGGGAAGAGCGCATTGCCTCGCTGAAATCCCTCATCCTGCCGCTGCTGATCATCGTCGGCGTCCTGGGCACGATCTACATGGGTATCGCAACACCCACGGAAGCAGCCGCCGTCGGCGTCTTCCTGGCGTTCCTGTCGTCGCTTATCGAGCGCCGGTTCGGCTGGGAGCTCATATCCGGCGTTGCCCTCGACGTGGTCAAGGTGACCGCCATGATCCTCTGGATCACCATCGGTGCACGGGCCTTCGTCGCGATCTTCACCGGCACCGGCGGCGCGGACTTCCTCCTGTCCTTCATTCAGGATCTCGATGCCAACCGCTGGATCGTTCTCGCCATCATGCTGGGCATTCTGTTCTTCCTCGGCATGTTCCTGGACGAAATGGGCATCATCCTCTTGTGCGTGCCCGTCTTCCTGCCGGTGATCGACTTCCTCGAGTTCGACCGGCTCTGGTTCGGCATCCTGTTCCTCGTTTCGGCGCAGATGGCCTACATCTCCCCGCCCTTCGGCTACACGCTCTTCTACATGAAGGGCGTCCTGCCGGCCGGCATCGGCATGGGCACGGTCTACCGTGCCATCGTTCCCTTCATCCTGCTGCAAGCCATCGGTATCTTCATCTGCGCCCTGTTTCCGGAGCTGGTGTTGTGGCTGCCGCAATCCATGATCAATTGA
- a CDS encoding TRAP transporter small permease subunit produces MKSVSSIVTGVNRLFFLLAAALIFAVVPILLFEVVARYLFDAPTVWAMEASTLIFGPHFMLAGPYLLHLKGHVAVDIFSEKLTGLPKVALDVFSYAVIAVFAGVFAWVSWPLAINAYSLGETSFSAWNPPVWWLKFVVPLSFALLFLQALVEAYNATRPAQEQTGASA; encoded by the coding sequence ATGAAATCCGTCAGTTCCATCGTCACCGGCGTCAACCGGTTGTTCTTCCTCCTTGCGGCGGCACTCATCTTCGCGGTGGTGCCGATCCTGCTGTTCGAAGTGGTCGCAAGATACCTGTTCGATGCGCCGACGGTGTGGGCCATGGAAGCCAGCACGTTGATCTTCGGTCCGCATTTCATGCTGGCCGGACCTTACCTTCTGCACCTGAAGGGCCACGTCGCCGTCGACATCTTCAGCGAAAAACTGACGGGATTGCCGAAAGTGGCTCTCGACGTGTTCTCCTATGCCGTCATTGCTGTGTTTGCAGGCGTTTTTGCCTGGGTCAGCTGGCCGCTTGCAATCAACGCCTACTCCCTCGGCGAAACCAGCTTTTCCGCCTGGAACCCACCTGTCTGGTGGCTGAAATTCGTCGTGCCGCTTTCCTTTGCGCTCCTGTTTTTGCAGGCCCTTGTTGAAGCCTACAACGCAACGCGCCCGGCGCAGGAACAGACGGGAGCAAGCGCATGA
- the dctP gene encoding TRAP transporter substrate-binding protein DctP encodes MTKVSRRSLLAGAAVGGTALAAPIAAKAQDAVEWRMQALWDAGTTPFEFEKKFVERVSELTDGNFKITLFSAGQLVPANQAFDAVRAGAFQLMKTFDGYEAGKIPAFAFTSTIPFGFPESDQYEAWFYEKGGLDLAREAYARAGLFYIAPTVYGEEPIHSTVKMETIADMAGKKGRFVGLASAVMADQGVSVTPLPTAEVYTALEKGLIDFADRGDLTANYEAGLGEVAKFIILPGVHQPTTATSYVANQGAYDALPDDYKAALAVAAREISGSLRQHIMVQNVDVLKKYGEQGVEIIQLDPADVAANRSKAVESWKKATKEDDLANRVLASQIEFMTALGLI; translated from the coding sequence ATGACCAAAGTAAGTAGACGCAGCCTTCTTGCAGGTGCAGCCGTTGGCGGCACCGCCCTCGCAGCACCGATTGCGGCCAAGGCACAGGATGCGGTTGAGTGGCGCATGCAGGCTCTCTGGGACGCCGGCACCACACCTTTCGAATTCGAGAAGAAGTTTGTCGAGCGCGTCAGCGAACTGACCGACGGCAACTTCAAGATCACGCTGTTCTCCGCCGGCCAGCTCGTGCCTGCCAACCAGGCATTCGATGCCGTTCGCGCCGGCGCCTTCCAGCTGATGAAGACCTTCGACGGCTACGAAGCCGGCAAGATCCCGGCATTTGCCTTCACGTCCACCATCCCGTTCGGCTTCCCCGAGTCCGACCAGTATGAAGCCTGGTTCTACGAAAAGGGTGGTCTGGATCTCGCCCGCGAAGCCTATGCAAGGGCCGGTCTCTTCTACATTGCCCCCACCGTCTATGGCGAAGAGCCGATCCACTCGACCGTCAAGATGGAAACCATCGCCGACATGGCCGGCAAGAAGGGCCGCTTTGTCGGGCTCGCTTCCGCGGTCATGGCCGACCAGGGCGTTTCCGTGACCCCGCTGCCGACGGCGGAAGTCTATACGGCGCTTGAAAAAGGCCTGATCGATTTTGCCGACCGCGGCGATCTCACCGCCAACTACGAAGCAGGCCTTGGCGAAGTCGCCAAGTTCATCATCCTGCCGGGCGTGCACCAGCCGACCACCGCCACCAGCTATGTCGCCAACCAGGGCGCCTATGACGCCCTGCCGGACGACTACAAGGCAGCGCTTGCCGTTGCGGCTCGGGAGATCTCCGGATCGCTGCGCCAGCACATCATGGTGCAGAATGTCGATGTCCTGAAGAAATACGGCGAACAAGGCGTCGAGATCATCCAGCTCGACCCGGCCGATGTCGCGGCCAACCGGTCCAAGGCTGTCGAGTCCTGGAAAAAGGCTACCAAGGAAGACGATCTGGCGAATCGCGTGCTCGCGAGCCAGATTGAGTTCATGACAGCCCTCGGGCTGATCTGA